ATATCCTTGTTCGCTGTAACCATCCGGAGAAGCTCCACATAATTCTGTCCCATCTGCTCAATGGTGTCTCGTTTAAATAACGCTGTGCGATACTCCCATGTGAAATGGAACCTGTCTCCTTGCTCCATTGCCTGCAAAGTAAGGTCGAATTTTGCAGTTTGATGCGTGTACGGATAGGGTATTAACGTAAGTCCATTTACTTGGCTTGTTTGCCAATCTGTATTTTGGAGTACAAATACTACATCAAAAAGAGGGTTGCGATTAGGAACTCGCTCAGCCTTCACCTTTTCGATTAGCTCCTCAAATTGATAGTCTTGGTTCTCAAAAGCCTTTAACGAAGTCAATTTAACCTCATCTAAATAAGCTGCAAACGATTTACTACCCTCTGGATGCATTCGAAGTACCAATGTATTCACAAACATACCGACGATCCGTTGAATATCATTATCTCTCCTGCCTGCAATTGGTGACCCAATCATGATTTCGTCCTGACCACTATATTGAGCCAGTAGCAGACCGAACGTTGAAAGTAAGATCATAAAGGGGGTTGTTCCTGTTTCCTCTGCTATTTGATGCACGAGGTGGGTTGTTTCCTGATCAAGAGTAATCGATAACTGATCTCCTGCAAACGTGAGAGCCTCCGGACGCTGGTAATCAAGTGGGAGTTGCAGAACAGGAAGCTCTCCAGCTAACTGTTGCAGCCAATATTCTTCTTGTTTCAAATAGGGGGCGGTTTGTTTCCAGGATTGCTGCCATACGGCATAATCCTTATATTGCAGGCGTAGTGCAGGTAGCTCTTCCCCTTGATAAAGCCGTACAAATTCATCCGTAAAGGTAGCCATGGAGACGGCATCTGAAATAATGTGATGAATGTCTACTAGTAAAAGATGACGGTCTGCCGCAAGCTCAATGAGACCAACTCGAAGTAAAGGCGGTGTCTCCAGATCAAAAGGCTGAATACATGCTTGAATTAATGCGTGGATATCTTCCTCAGCTACATGGTTGTTCCTCATATCTTCATATTGAATCGTAAAATCTGCCTTATCATGTACGCGTTGCATCGGTTCCCCGTGCACCATTTCAAAGGACGTTCGCAATGTAGCATGCCTTTGAATCAAGTGTTGAAAAGCTATTTCCATGCGTTCTCGATCTACAGCTCCCTCCAGCATTATCACAGCCAAAATATTGTAACTCACGGTAGCTCCGTCTAATTGATGAAGCAGGAAAAGTCGTTTTTGTGCAGAAGAAAGCGGATAGTATTCGCACTCCTGTGCAGGCTGGATACCCTTGTGCACGCTTTTCTCCATTTCTGGAAGCAGTTTTGCCAACGATGCTATGGTGGGATATTGGAAGACTTTTTCAATTGGCAGTTGAACATGCCATTCTTTATGGACCTTAGCAACAAACATCATCACTTTTAAAGAATGTCCACCCAATTCAAAAAAATCATCGTAGATACTAACCGGACTGATTCCTAATAAGTCCTGCCACATCATTGCCAATCGAGCTTCCAGCTGATTGCGCGGTGCCACATACTCTTGATTTCTAACCGCATTCCTTTCAGAGATGGATAATGTTTTTCGGTCAACCTTTCCATTGGGTGTAAGCGGAATCTGATCGATCTGGTACATATGAGTGGGGATCATATATCCTGGTAAAAAGATTGCTAGATCATCCTTTACCTTGGCAAAGGATAAAGCTTCCTCCGATACGAGATGAGTGCATAGTTCATGTTCGCCTAGAGAGCTCGTCCACACCGAAACCACGGCTTCCTTAACATATCCAAGCTCCCTGATTTTGGCCTCTATCTCCCCTGTTTCGATACGATATCCACGCACCTTTACCTGATGATCCATACGACCTAAAAACTCTACATTTCCATCTGGTAGCCACCTAGCTACATCTCCCGTTTTATACATCCGTTCACCTGATACATACGGGTTTGGGATGAATTTTTGCAGAGTCAATTCCTCCTGCTTGTAATAGCCACGCGCTACACCAGCCCCTCCTATGCACAATTCCCCCGGAATTCCTACAGGTAACAACTGATTCTGTTGATTGACGATATAGTAGCTCGTATTGGGTAATGGCTTTCCAATTGGGACACGGCTTTGCCCATTCAACCAACCAGCTTCCTCTTCAAAATAGCTAGACTCAATGCTAGCCTCCGTTACCCCGTAGGTATTTAAAATACGTATTGCTTGTCCAAACTTCTGTAATAAATAAGTGAAATCTTTGATCGATACGGTATCGGCTCCAAGCAGAATTAGCTTCAGATCGGGTAGCTCCAAGCCCTCCTCTGCAACATACTGCATAATGGGTACAAATAAAGCTGGAGTCGTATCAACCATGCTAATTTGATGCTTACGCATGAATTCATATAGAGCGGGGGGATGAATCCGAATGTCTTCTGGACAAATGATGAGCTGACCACCTGTAAGGAGCGCTTTTGCCATATCCCCAGCAAATACGTCAAATGAAAAGCTAGCCATTTGCAATAACCGACAAGGGGTTTGCTTCAGCTCGTACTCCTGCATCCAGGCATAGGCCGCATTCACATAGCCTCGGTGTTCAATCATTACTCCTTTAGGCTTTCCCGTTGATCCTGATGTGTAAATTAGGTATGCCATGTTTTCGGGTTTCGTAACACCAACCAAATTAGAGCCATCTGGGTGGTAATTCAATTCATCCTCGACATACAGGATTTCTTTCGTATATTCTCCTTTATTTATCTGAAGATGAGCCTCTGTCGCTCTCGTTGTAAGTAACATCATCGAATCGCTATCCGTAAGCAAGTAGTAAATACGCTCGCTGGGATAATGGGGATCGATTGGTACATAGGCTCCACCTGCTTTTAATACCGCAAGTACGCTAATGAACATTTCGATAGAACGATCCATGAGAATACCTACAATACTCTCTGCCAGTACACCTTTTTCTCGCAGCGTTCTTGCCAGTTGGTTCGCTCTCTTATTCACATCCCGGTAGCATATCGTTTGATCTCCCCACACGATCGCACTCTTATTAGGTGTAGCGATCACCTGCTCTTCGAACAACTGCGTAAATATTTTGTCTTTTGGGAACTTCATCTTTGAATCATTAAAGCGTTCCAGTATTACACGTTTGTCTTTTGTCGAGGTCAATTCTAGCTGATCTATCAGTTGATTTGAGTTCTCGACAATTTCATGTAACAGCGTAATAAAATGCTTCATCAGACATTTTACGTACTTCTCATCATAGCGTTTTCTATTGTAAATAAAGTGGAACTGTAAGGAATCCTCTGGTGTCACCTTTACTGTAAAGTCATAGTGAGTCTGCTCAAAATAAGCATACAAATCCATTGTGTATCCCAAGGACTGGGTAGTTTGAGCAAGCCCCTCCACATCCAATGGATAGTTTTGATAAATAAACAGATGGTCAATTAGCCCCTGCTTGACTGGACTTAGCGCTTGGATTTCTGAGAAGGAACAATATTCATAGGGCTTGGCTTCTACAGCCTGCTTACTGACTCTTTTCAACAGCTCCAAAAACGTACTCTGATCATCCCAGCTTACCCGTAATGGATTGGTATTGATGAACAAGCCCATGATCCTTTCTACACCTTCAACCTCAGACGGTCTTCCAGAAACCGTTCTTCCAAATACAGCGTCTCGTTTGCCATTATATTTGCCTAAAAGGATACCCCATGCCGTTTGAAGCATAGCTCCTGTAGTTGAGTGATATTCCTTAGCGATTCGTTGTAGCTGTGATGTGAGATGTTTCTCGATATACAAGATCGTCTCTGCTTGCTCGTCCCCCATACTCTCCTGTCTATAGTCAATCTCTGGCTGTATCCCCATCTCTTCCTTCTGCAATCCAACACCAAGCATTTTCGGCAGAGCGGTAGACTCTTCGTATCCTTGGAGATACTGCCTCCAGAAACGAAGCGATTCTTCCTGATCCTGCTGCTCAATCCACTTCATATAGGTAAAAAACGGTACAGCATCCTCTACTTCCACCGAGGTTTTGTGAATCATAGCACGGTACTGCTCCATCCATTCTTGCAGCATAATCTGCAAGCTCCATCCATCAATTTGAATATGATGGGTACTTACCATGATGTGATAGCAGCTGGTAGCTAATGTAACCACAGCTAAACGCATCACATCTTGCGTAAGATCAAAACCGCGTTCACGATCAGTCAGTCGTTGGTTTTGTAAATAGCGGCGTTGATCCTGCTCATCTAAGTGAGATATATCAGCTCGTAGCACCGGAATATACCGATTTTTCAGAACACATTGAACAATCTCTTCCCTTTGAGTATAGCGATAAACTGTGCGAAGAGCATCGTGACGCTCCACTACACGCTGTAGGCTAGCTGCTAGCAAATCAACGTCTACCTGCCCTTTTACTGTCAACTCCAGTTGAATAAAAAAGGAAGCGGGCTGATTCAAGGAGCTGTGAACATACATCCATTCTTGAGATGGCGTTAGGGGGTAGACCTGTTCAATGTCCCCCATCGGAATATCTTCTTCTACTTGGCTTTGTAAGAAAGGAAGCTCCTCCATCGGAATCGTGAGTAGTGGAGCCGTAGCTTTATGCAGTCGAGATTCTATTTTTTGTTCCAGCAAAGTAATTCCTCTTGCCGCATCCGATAGAATGGGGAACTGGAACAGGCGCTTCATTTCTAAGGACATGCCCTTGGCCCGGAGACGAGACATCACTTGTATGGCCTTAATAGAGTCACCGCCTAGGTAAAAGAAATTATCCCGAGCTCCTACTCTCTCCACTCGTAGCACAGCTTCCCATATCTTTGCCAATAGCCATTCCCTTTCATTTTTTGGCTCAATATAAACCTCGTCTGTGCCGAGTGTGTCGGCATCTCGTGTAGGTAATGGCAAACTTTTACGATCAACCTTACCATTTTGTGTCAGCGGCATGCTTTGGACGGGAATAAAATAGGTGGGAATCATATACGTCGGTAATGCGTTAGCTAATTTCTCTCTCAACGCCCCAATGCTATTCTCTCGCTCCGTAACAATATACGCACACAGCTCTTGATCCCCCTGCTCATTCTCGACAGCCACTACTACTGCATCTTTCACACCAGCTATTTTGACCAGTTGTGTTTCTATTTCTTCCGACTCGATGCGATATCCCCGAATTTTCACTTGATGATCCATGCGTCCTAGATACTCCAATTGTCCATTTGGTAACCATCTCGCATAATCCCCCGTCTTGTACATCAGCTCCCCTTTATCTGTAAAGGGATTCGGGACAAAACGACCTGCTGTCATCTCTGGTAGATTAAGATATCCTCTTGCTAAACCAACACCAGACACACATAGTTCACCTGTCACTCCCACAGGCTGTTGTTCACCATGCGGACCAACGATATAAATTTGAACATTGTCGACTGGTCGACCTATCGGGACAAATGGTACGGTAGCTGTATCGCAGTCATAATAGGTCACTTGAATGGTTGTTTCTGTGGGTCCATATAAATTATGGAGGGAAATGCCATACGGTTGTAGAATGTCATGGAACTTGGCAACATGCTGGACTTTAAGCGCTTCCCCACTAGCAAATATAAGCCGGAGATTTTTTACCTGCTCTGCTATCCCTGTTTCCGCAAGATAGGTAAGAAAAATATGAAGCATAGATGGGACAAAATGGATGATGGATATGTGATGCTGTTGGATTGTCTGA
This is a stretch of genomic DNA from Brevibacillus laterosporus DSM 25. It encodes these proteins:
- a CDS encoding amino acid adenylation domain-containing protein, with translation MQKTYALSNPQKRIWYTEMMHPDTAVNIMAGFIKITGQSDYPKLCQAINAAIYAHDALRIRLTDEGQVEPRQYLLDYQERQFPVIDYSKKVAHPKLEDVSIAQEYEQKSIINKAVEWAESQTKIPMELFHSDLYDISIHLIDDEQMWVYCRFHHLIADGVSIDMFCNQFMDNYVRLLAGESIELEVQPSYLSYLDSEMEYEASVRFQKDKSYWQEVFSSLPEVNGIKQVPTYQSSTLAARESVPISERLQALVHTFCKEYQVSVNALFLATLSIYLQKLTFSEDITIGTLYGNRTNRTDASMFGMFVSTQPFRTQVNTQLDFVSYVRQITQKQVSILRHQKYPYNLLMQELRTKHRGMDELFTIVLEYQPMQWGEKGQLTYSMEWLFSGHVGYPLYVHVKENIDNGQMMLTLDYQIEMFDKSEITRVAEQLLLLLQDGVEKSSKKVDELQLLSGQERQLLLSFNETQNDFPLDKTVHQMFEEQVEKTPEHIAVIFENKHLTYRELNEQANRLARRLRQKGVQPDQPVAIITERSLEMLIGIFAIMKAGGAYLPIDPEFPNERMEYMVQDSGAFLLLVHPSFAGHFSFEGEEIIIQSDLYADEDGTNLKPLAQAHHLAYVIYTSGSTGNPKGVMIEHRSVISRNYWSQRKYPLTEQDTILQKTPYTFDVSVYELFGWSFVGAKVCFLQPGAEKDPGMIVQTIQQHHISIIHFVPSMLHIFLTYLAETGIAEQVKNLRLIFASGEALKVQHVAKFHDILQPYGISLHNLYGPTETTIQVTYYDCDTATVPFVPIGRPVDNVQIYIVGPHGEQQPVGVTGELCVSGVGLARGYLNLPEMTAGRFVPNPFTDKGELMYKTGDYARWLPNGQLEYLGRMDHQVKIRGYRIESEEIETQLVKIAGVKDAVVVAVENEQGDQELCAYIVTERENSIGALREKLANALPTYMIPTYFIPVQSMPLTQNGKVDRKSLPLPTRDADTLGTDEVYIEPKNEREWLLAKIWEAVLRVERVGARDNFFYLGGDSIKAIQVMSRLRAKGMSLEMKRLFQFPILSDAARGITLLEQKIESRLHKATAPLLTIPMEELPFLQSQVEEDIPMGDIEQVYPLTPSQEWMYVHSSLNQPASFFIQLELTVKGQVDVDLLAASLQRVVERHDALRTVYRYTQREEIVQCVLKNRYIPVLRADISHLDEQDQRRYLQNQRLTDRERGFDLTQDVMRLAVVTLATSCYHIMVSTHHIQIDGWSLQIMLQEWMEQYRAMIHKTSVEVEDAVPFFTYMKWIEQQDQEESLRFWRQYLQGYEESTALPKMLGVGLQKEEMGIQPEIDYRQESMGDEQAETILYIEKHLTSQLQRIAKEYHSTTGAMLQTAWGILLGKYNGKRDAVFGRTVSGRPSEVEGVERIMGLFINTNPLRVSWDDQSTFLELLKRVSKQAVEAKPYEYCSFSEIQALSPVKQGLIDHLFIYQNYPLDVEGLAQTTQSLGYTMDLYAYFEQTHYDFTVKVTPEDSLQFHFIYNRKRYDEKYVKCLMKHFITLLHEIVENSNQLIDQLELTSTKDKRVILERFNDSKMKFPKDKIFTQLFEEQVIATPNKSAIVWGDQTICYRDVNKRANQLARTLREKGVLAESIVGILMDRSIEMFISVLAVLKAGGAYVPIDPHYPSERIYYLLTDSDSMMLLTTRATEAHLQINKGEYTKEILYVEDELNYHPDGSNLVGVTKPENMAYLIYTSGSTGKPKGVMIEHRGYVNAAYAWMQEYELKQTPCRLLQMASFSFDVFAGDMAKALLTGGQLIICPEDIRIHPPALYEFMRKHQISMVDTTPALFVPIMQYVAEEGLELPDLKLILLGADTVSIKDFTYLLQKFGQAIRILNTYGVTEASIESSYFEEEAGWLNGQSRVPIGKPLPNTSYYIVNQQNQLLPVGIPGELCIGGAGVARGYYKQEELTLQKFIPNPYVSGERMYKTGDVARWLPDGNVEFLGRMDHQVKVRGYRIETGEIEAKIRELGYVKEAVVSVWTSSLGEHELCTHLVSEEALSFAKVKDDLAIFLPGYMIPTHMYQIDQIPLTPNGKVDRKTLSISERNAVRNQEYVAPRNQLEARLAMMWQDLLGISPVSIYDDFFELGGHSLKVMMFVAKVHKEWHVQLPIEKVFQYPTIASLAKLLPEMEKSVHKGIQPAQECEYYPLSSAQKRLFLLHQLDGATVSYNILAVIMLEGAVDRERMEIAFQHLIQRHATLRTSFEMVHGEPMQRVHDKADFTIQYEDMRNNHVAEEDIHALIQACIQPFDLETPPLLRVGLIELAADRHLLLVDIHHIISDAVSMATFTDEFVRLYQGEELPALRLQYKDYAVWQQSWKQTAPYLKQEEYWLQQLAGELPVLQLPLDYQRPEALTFAGDQLSITLDQETTHLVHQIAEETGTTPFMILLSTFGLLLAQYSGQDEIMIGSPIAGRRDNDIQRIVGMFVNTLVLRMHPEGSKSFAAYLDEVKLTSLKAFENQDYQFEELIEKVKAERVPNRNPLFDVVFVLQNTDWQTSQVNGLTLIPYPYTHQTAKFDLTLQAMEQGDRFHFTWEYRTALFKRDTIEQMGQNYVELLRMVTANKDMLINEIPFLRTKKMESAITEDFTFTF